Proteins encoded in a region of the Scomber scombrus chromosome 16, fScoSco1.1, whole genome shotgun sequence genome:
- the tmem200b gene encoding transmembrane protein 200A has product MKTQGGSPSSPSRRRKSRFTLRSRKKKDGVVQGKLRIRSMPGAFLVLGVIVVVVGTALAVAGYWPYRISRSSILGAAGGESQPAGWSLGAKGLLSTASLIHSERMKLLGPVIMGVGLFILICANTVLYENRDRETQMLLAQMRSVICSVSAAVPSADLKEIAVANSMAKHYQWVSSLPAAHLNILCLQQLTCSEPLLQTRQQEDSVEGIYQQAVVQTEALHHQESEVPPSNHTNSCNSIHTNSCNSSQTDFNTQSGAEHGGSASFNPQPAPLINHNNCLVSASSMSTLEVDEVDIPAAQPRRCHSMSYRTKPYVAQTSVCLEEGFHIPRQEGQTNQSAVSRREPGSQVCVNIPGQVVDAAEEQTHRSWPRLDLGSGRRYLKLENKEDSVDKLLDRLEQQCSQWDKSFGSGPFQ; this is encoded by the coding sequence ATGAAGACCCAAGGTGGTTCACCATCGTCACCCTCCCGCAGGCGGAAGTCTCGCTTCACCTTACgaagcagaaagaagaaagatggTGTTGTTCAAGGCAAGCTTCGTATCCGCTCCATGCCAGGAGCCTTCCTGGTGCTGGGGGTGATTGTGGTGGTTGTTGGCACTGCTCTGGCTGTGGCAGGATACTGGCCATACCGGATATCAAGGTCATCTATCCTGGGAGCCGCTGGGGGGGAGTCACAGCCTGCAGGCTGGAGTCTTGGTGCCAAGGGCCTTCTGTCCACAGCCAGCCTCATCCATAGTGAGCGGATGAAGCTGCTCGGTCCCGTTATCATGGGGGTCGGACTCTTCATCCTCATCTGTGCCAATACAGTCCTGTACGAGAACAGGGACAGAGAGACTCAGATGCTGCTGGCTCAGATGCGCAGTGTtatctgctctgtgtctgctgctgtgcCCTCAGCGGACCTTAAAGAAATAGCAGTAGCCAACTCCATGGCCAAACACTACCAGTGGGTGAGCAGTCTGCCAGCTGCCCACCTCAACATACTTTGTCTGCAGCAGCTGACCTGCTCTGAGCCCCTGCTGCAGACCAGACAGCAGGAGGACAGTGTGGAGGGCATCTACCAACAAGCTGTCGTCCAGACAGAGGCCCTGCATCACCAGGAGTCAGAGGTTCCACCTTCCAACCACACTAACTCATGTAACTCCATCCACACCAACTCATGTAACTCCAGTCAGACAGACTTTAACACACAGTCTGGTGCTGAGCACGGGGGCAGTGCCAGCTTCAACCCCCAGCCTGCCCCACTCATCAATCACAATAACTGCCTGGTGTCTGCCAGCTCTATGTCCACCTTGGAGGTGGATGAGGTGGACATCCCAGCTGCTCAGCCAAGGCGCTGCCACAGTATGAGCTACAGGACTAAACCTTACGTAGCCCAAACTTCAGTGTGTCTGGAGGAAGGCTTCCACATTCCCAGACAGGAGGGTCAAACAAATCAATCAGCAGTCTCAAGGAGAGAGCCTGGTTCACAGGTCTGTGTGAACATTCCTGGGCAGGTTGTGGATGCAGCGGAGGAGCAGACACATCGAAGCTGGCCTCGGCTAGACCTGGGCAGCGGGAGACGGTACCTGAAACTGGAGAACAAAGAGGACTCAGTGGACAAACTGCTGGACCGGTTAGAGCAGCAGTGTTCTCAGTGGGATAAGAGTTTTGGCTCGGGGCCTTTCCAGTGA